From a region of the Phaseolus vulgaris cultivar G19833 chromosome 6, P. vulgaris v2.0, whole genome shotgun sequence genome:
- the LOC137831408 gene encoding uncharacterized protein, translating into MGEAKDAHIVEIPVEQEHHLHHKNVLCSMTSNMIEAIEDHPLTEISESPGHLLLLKLWQREEELFAKRIAHKETRMDSIKAELFQLSSFFFIFHGFFLTLLFTSWTKSHQEDQQDQHSVCYKWWLPSMLSLCTSLVFVVLVQVKVHRYWKVWAQLQRERSDGRAVTRCIQELRMKGASFDLSKEPNCGKRMKSSSVEIKWGPLTWCSKNLLTISLVCFTGLLFPASKLVLCGL; encoded by the coding sequence ATGGGTGAAGCAAAAGATGCCCACATAGTAGAAATCCCCGTTGAGCAAGAACACCATCTTCATCACAAGAATGTCTTGTGTTCCATGACAAGCAACATGATTGAGGCAATAGAGGATCACCCTTTGACTGAAATCTCCGAAAGCCCTGGTCACCTTTTGCTTCTGAAGCTATGGCAAAGAGAGGAAGAACTCTTTGCTAAACGCATTGCTCACAAGGAGACAAGAATGGACTCTATCAAAGCTGAACTCTTTCAActatcttctttcttcttcatctttcaTGGCTTCTTCCTAACCCTCTTGTTCACTTCCTGGACCAAGTCTCACCAAGAGGACCAGCAGGACCAACACAGTGTTTGTTATAAGTGGTGGCTTCCCTCCATGTTGTCCCTTTGCACTTCCCTTGTGTTTGTGGTTCTTGTTCAGGTGAAGGTGCACAGGTATTGGAAGGTGTGGGCACAGTTGCAAAGGGAGAGGAGTGATGGTAGGGCTGTCACAAGGTGCATTCAGGAGTTGAGGATGAAAGGGGCTAGTTTTGATCTGTCTAAGGAGCCTAATTGTGGGAAGAGGATGAAGAGCTCCAGTGTTGAGATCAAGTGGGGACCACTCACTTGGTGTTCTAAGAACTTACTCACCATTTCCCTTGTTTGCTTTACAGGTTTGCTGTTTCCTGCTTCCAAGTTGGTCCTCTGTGGCTTGTGA